One window of Puntigrus tetrazona isolate hp1 chromosome 14, ASM1883169v1, whole genome shotgun sequence genomic DNA carries:
- the afap1l1a gene encoding actin filament-associated protein 1-like 1 isoform X4 translates to MEINSKPMELLVTELNVLLKLLDHETLSCATEEKKTTVKNLLRQLQPSVTGKDYTYMNTSVYRNGTSFVESLFDTFDCDLGELKVEMEDQKKEPETKHTNHTVPKPQSTADSPPPLPNTPPPEDYYEEAVPLSPGKMPEYITSRSSSSPPNSIEDGYYEDAENNYPTTQVNGRRKNSYNDSDALSSSYESYDEEEEEKGQRLTHQWPSEENSMAPVRDCHICAFLLRKKRFGQWAKQLTVIRENRLQCYKSSKDQSPYTDIPLSLCTVIYVPKDGRRKKHELRFSLPGGEALVLAVQSKEQAEKWLQVVRDVTGQGNGLDSPSSPMIPRKIEQDKCCSSEKQTSDSDSMPSVESARDGRENGKPKRGALSELTGTVSRVAGRKITRMISFSKRKPPLPGDVRTSLDQDPRCGYVGVLLNQCWKEHWCRVRAGSLYLYHEKGEQRVPHTTVTLKGCEVVPGLGPKHPFALRILKGGAELAALEASCSEDLGRWLGVLLAETGCSADPESLHYDYVDVETIANIRTAARHSFLWATSTDSRTYDEVPFEAIEQENERLRGRAQTKRRSSFSSSDTGKPSPQITLKRHGSNANQYGRYGKTRAQEDARRYLKEKEDLEKEIDSIRSSLISLRNKKREAKEKMKGATDKQKLALEERVAQLEESCRVKEGERVDLELKLTLVKENLKKSLAGGELGAPTESKPTNKTQRMEAQYIESYLPVNCASEIRKRPPSIYASTKGNVMQKAKEWESKKGT, encoded by the exons CGATGGAGCTCTTGGTGACGGAGTTGAATGTGCTGTTGAAGCTGTTGGACCATGAAACTCTGAGCTGTGctacagaagagaagaaaaccACCGTGAAAAACCTTCTTAGACAACTTCAACCCTCAG TCACTGGAAAAGATTATACATACATGAACACCTCAGTATACAGAAATGGGACCAGCTTTGTCGAATCCCTTTTTGATACGTTCG atTGTGACCTCGGGGAGCTGAAAGTTGAAATGGAGGATCAGAAGAAAGAGccagaaacaaaacacactaACCACACTGTCCCCAAACCA CAGAGCACAGCGGACTCTCCTCCCCCCCTGCCCAACACACCACCTCCAGAGGATTACTATGAAGAGGCCGTGCCACTCAGCCCTGGAAAGATGCCAGAATATATCACCAGCCGCA GCAGCTCCAGTCCTCCTAATTCCATTGAAGATGGATATTATGAAGATGCTGAGAACAATTACCCAACTACGCAAGTGAACGGACGTCGCAAAAACTCCT ATAATGACTCGGATGCTTTAAGCAGTTCTTATGAGTCATatgatgaggaagaggaagagaaaggcCAGCGTTTGACGCACCAGTGGCCTTCAGAGGAGAACTCCATGGCCCCGGTGAGAGACTGCCATATCTGTGCCTTCCTGCTTAGGAAGAAACGCTTTGGCCAGTGGGCCAAACAGCTCACTGTCATCCGCGAGAACAGACTCCAG TGCTATAAAAGCTCTAAAGACCAGTCACCCTACACGGACATACCGCTCAGCCTGTGCACCGTCATCTACGTGCCCAAAGATGGCCGGAGGAAGAAGCACGAGCTCCGATTCTCTCTTCCCGGTGGAGAGGCGCTGGTCTTAGCCGTGCAGAGCAAGGAGCAAGCTGAGAAATGGCTCCAA GTGGTACGTGACGTTACAGGTCAGGGGAATGGGTTGgacagcccatcatctcccatGATTCCTAGGAAGATTGAACAGGATAAG TGCTGTTCTTCAGAGAAGCAAACCTCAGATTCTGACAGCATGCCAAGTGTTGAAAGTGCTCGCGATGGACGAGAAAATG GTAAACCCAAGCGAGGTGCACTGTCAGAACTAACGGGCACCGTAAGCCGAGTCGCAGGAAGAAAGATCACAAGAATGATCAGTTTCTCCAAAAGAAAGCCTCCACTGCCAGGAGACGTCCGCACGTCACTCGACCAGGATCCTCGGTGTG gttaTGTAGGAGTGCTGTTGAATCAGTGCTGGAAGGAACACTGGTGTCGTGTGCGGGCCGGATCTCTTTACCTTTACCATGAGAAAGGAGAACAGCGGGTCCCACACACTACTGTGACTCTAAAGGGATGCGAGGTTGTTCCAGGCCTCGGGCCCAAACACCCCTTTGCCCTGAGGATACTGAAAGGAGGTGCAGAGCTGGCAGCTTTAGAG GCAAGTTGTTCGGAGGACTTGGGCCGCTGGCTGGGAGTCTTGTTGGCAGAAACTGGTTGTTCTGCTGACCCCGAGTCCCTTCATTACGACTATGTAGATGTGGAAACCATTGCCAACATTCGTACAGCTGCCCGTCACTCTTTCCT atGGGCGACCTCCACAGATTCAAGAACGTATGACGAGGTCCCTTTCGAAGCCATAGAG CAGGAAAATGAGAGGTTGAGGGGAAGAGCACAAACGAAGCGTCGTTCATCTTTCTCCAGCAGTGACACAGGAAAGCCCAGTCCACAAATCACCCTAAAGCGCCACGGCTCCA ACGCAAATCAATACGGGAGGTATGGGAAAACACGGGCACAGGAGGACGCACGCCGATacttgaaagaaaaagaagaccTGGAGAAAGAAATAGACAGTATCAGAAGCTCACTAATCTCACTGCGGAATAAGAAACGAGAGGCAAAAGAGAAGATGAAGGGTGCAACGG ATAAGCAGAAGTTGGCTTTAGAGGAGCGTGTAGCCCAGCTGGAGGAAAGCTGTCGGGTGAAAGAAGGAGAGCGTGTGGACCTAGAGCTCAAGCTCACGCTGGTGAAAGAGAACCTGAAGAAATCTTTGGCTGGTGGAGAACTGGGGGCACCTACGGAGTCTAAACCTACAAACAAG ACTCAAAGGATGGAGGCTCAGTATATCGAGTCGTATCTCCCCGTCAACTGCGCCTCTGAAATTCGAAAGCGTCCCCCCTCCATCTATGCATCCACTAAGGGAAATGTCATGCAGAAAGCGAAG GAATGGGAGTCCAAGAAGGGGACTTAA
- the afap1l1a gene encoding actin filament-associated protein 1-like 1 isoform X7 yields the protein MEINSKPMELLVTELNVLLKLLDHETLSCATEEKKTTVKNLLRQLQPSDCDLGELKVEMEDQKKEPETKHTNHTVPKPQSTADSPPPLPNTPPPEDYYEEAVPLSPGKMPEYITSRSSSSPPNSIEDGYYEDAENNYPTTQVNGRRKNSYNDSDALSSSYESYDEEEEEKGQRLTHQWPSEENSMAPVRDCHICAFLLRKKRFGQWAKQLTVIRENRLQCYKSSKDQSPYTDIPLSLCTVIYVPKDGRRKKHELRFSLPGGEALVLAVQSKEQAEKWLQVVRDVTGQGNGLDSPSSPMIPRKIEQDKCCSSEKQTSDSDSMPSVESARDGRENGKPKRGALSELTGTVSRVAGRKITRMISFSKRKPPLPGDVRTSLDQDPRCGYVGVLLNQCWKEHWCRVRAGSLYLYHEKGEQRVPHTTVTLKGCEVVPGLGPKHPFALRILKGGAELAALEASCSEDLGRWLGVLLAETGCSADPESLHYDYVDVETIANIRTAARHSFLWATSTDSRTYDEVPFEAIEQENERLRGRAQTKRRSSFSSSDTGKPSPQITLKRHGSNANQYGRYGKTRAQEDARRYLKEKEDLEKEIDSIRSSLISLRNKKREAKEKMKGATDKQKLALEERVAQLEESCRVKEGERVDLELKLTLVKENLKKSLAGGELGAPTESKPTNKTQRMEAQYIESYLPVNCASEIRKRPPSIYASTKGNVMQKAKEWESKKGT from the exons CGATGGAGCTCTTGGTGACGGAGTTGAATGTGCTGTTGAAGCTGTTGGACCATGAAACTCTGAGCTGTGctacagaagagaagaaaaccACCGTGAAAAACCTTCTTAGACAACTTCAACCCTCAG atTGTGACCTCGGGGAGCTGAAAGTTGAAATGGAGGATCAGAAGAAAGAGccagaaacaaaacacactaACCACACTGTCCCCAAACCA CAGAGCACAGCGGACTCTCCTCCCCCCCTGCCCAACACACCACCTCCAGAGGATTACTATGAAGAGGCCGTGCCACTCAGCCCTGGAAAGATGCCAGAATATATCACCAGCCGCA GCAGCTCCAGTCCTCCTAATTCCATTGAAGATGGATATTATGAAGATGCTGAGAACAATTACCCAACTACGCAAGTGAACGGACGTCGCAAAAACTCCT ATAATGACTCGGATGCTTTAAGCAGTTCTTATGAGTCATatgatgaggaagaggaagagaaaggcCAGCGTTTGACGCACCAGTGGCCTTCAGAGGAGAACTCCATGGCCCCGGTGAGAGACTGCCATATCTGTGCCTTCCTGCTTAGGAAGAAACGCTTTGGCCAGTGGGCCAAACAGCTCACTGTCATCCGCGAGAACAGACTCCAG TGCTATAAAAGCTCTAAAGACCAGTCACCCTACACGGACATACCGCTCAGCCTGTGCACCGTCATCTACGTGCCCAAAGATGGCCGGAGGAAGAAGCACGAGCTCCGATTCTCTCTTCCCGGTGGAGAGGCGCTGGTCTTAGCCGTGCAGAGCAAGGAGCAAGCTGAGAAATGGCTCCAA GTGGTACGTGACGTTACAGGTCAGGGGAATGGGTTGgacagcccatcatctcccatGATTCCTAGGAAGATTGAACAGGATAAG TGCTGTTCTTCAGAGAAGCAAACCTCAGATTCTGACAGCATGCCAAGTGTTGAAAGTGCTCGCGATGGACGAGAAAATG GTAAACCCAAGCGAGGTGCACTGTCAGAACTAACGGGCACCGTAAGCCGAGTCGCAGGAAGAAAGATCACAAGAATGATCAGTTTCTCCAAAAGAAAGCCTCCACTGCCAGGAGACGTCCGCACGTCACTCGACCAGGATCCTCGGTGTG gttaTGTAGGAGTGCTGTTGAATCAGTGCTGGAAGGAACACTGGTGTCGTGTGCGGGCCGGATCTCTTTACCTTTACCATGAGAAAGGAGAACAGCGGGTCCCACACACTACTGTGACTCTAAAGGGATGCGAGGTTGTTCCAGGCCTCGGGCCCAAACACCCCTTTGCCCTGAGGATACTGAAAGGAGGTGCAGAGCTGGCAGCTTTAGAG GCAAGTTGTTCGGAGGACTTGGGCCGCTGGCTGGGAGTCTTGTTGGCAGAAACTGGTTGTTCTGCTGACCCCGAGTCCCTTCATTACGACTATGTAGATGTGGAAACCATTGCCAACATTCGTACAGCTGCCCGTCACTCTTTCCT atGGGCGACCTCCACAGATTCAAGAACGTATGACGAGGTCCCTTTCGAAGCCATAGAG CAGGAAAATGAGAGGTTGAGGGGAAGAGCACAAACGAAGCGTCGTTCATCTTTCTCCAGCAGTGACACAGGAAAGCCCAGTCCACAAATCACCCTAAAGCGCCACGGCTCCA ACGCAAATCAATACGGGAGGTATGGGAAAACACGGGCACAGGAGGACGCACGCCGATacttgaaagaaaaagaagaccTGGAGAAAGAAATAGACAGTATCAGAAGCTCACTAATCTCACTGCGGAATAAGAAACGAGAGGCAAAAGAGAAGATGAAGGGTGCAACGG ATAAGCAGAAGTTGGCTTTAGAGGAGCGTGTAGCCCAGCTGGAGGAAAGCTGTCGGGTGAAAGAAGGAGAGCGTGTGGACCTAGAGCTCAAGCTCACGCTGGTGAAAGAGAACCTGAAGAAATCTTTGGCTGGTGGAGAACTGGGGGCACCTACGGAGTCTAAACCTACAAACAAG ACTCAAAGGATGGAGGCTCAGTATATCGAGTCGTATCTCCCCGTCAACTGCGCCTCTGAAATTCGAAAGCGTCCCCCCTCCATCTATGCATCCACTAAGGGAAATGTCATGCAGAAAGCGAAG GAATGGGAGTCCAAGAAGGGGACTTAA
- the afap1l1a gene encoding actin filament-associated protein 1-like 1 isoform X2, with product MVGLAVSSAAVSAMELLVTELNVLLKLLDHETLSCATEEKKTTVKNLLRQLQPSVTGKDYTYMNTSVYRNGTSFVESLFDTFDCDLGELKVEMEDQKKEPETKHTNHTVPKPSTADSPPPLPNTPPPEDYYEEAVPLSPGKMPEYITSRSSSSPPNSIEDGYYEDAENNYPTTQVNGRRKNSYNDSDALSSSYESYDEEEEEKGQRLTHQWPSEENSMAPVRDCHICAFLLRKKRFGQWAKQLTVIRENRLQCYKSSKDQSPYTDIPLSLCTVIYVPKDGRRKKHELRFSLPGGEALVLAVQSKEQAEKWLQVVRDVTGQGNGLDSPSSPMIPRKIEQDKCCSSEKQTSDSDSMPSVESARDGRENGKPKRGALSELTGTVSRVAGRKITRMISFSKRKPPLPGDVRTSLDQDPRCGYVGVLLNQCWKEHWCRVRAGSLYLYHEKGEQRVPHTTVTLKGCEVVPGLGPKHPFALRILKGGAELAALEASCSEDLGRWLGVLLAETGCSADPESLHYDYVDVETIANIRTAARHSFLWATSTDSRTYDEVPFEAIEQENERLRGRAQTKRRSSFSSSDTGKPSPQITLKRHGSNANQYGRYGKTRAQEDARRYLKEKEDLEKEIDSIRSSLISLRNKKREAKEKMKGATDKQKLALEERVAQLEESCRVKEGERVDLELKLTLVKENLKKSLAGGELGAPTESKPTNKTQRMEAQYIESYLPVNCASEIRKRPPSIYASTKGNVMQKAKEWESKKGT from the exons ATGGTGGGTCTGGCTGTCTCCTCAGCAGCTGTTTCTG CGATGGAGCTCTTGGTGACGGAGTTGAATGTGCTGTTGAAGCTGTTGGACCATGAAACTCTGAGCTGTGctacagaagagaagaaaaccACCGTGAAAAACCTTCTTAGACAACTTCAACCCTCAG TCACTGGAAAAGATTATACATACATGAACACCTCAGTATACAGAAATGGGACCAGCTTTGTCGAATCCCTTTTTGATACGTTCG atTGTGACCTCGGGGAGCTGAAAGTTGAAATGGAGGATCAGAAGAAAGAGccagaaacaaaacacactaACCACACTGTCCCCAAACCA AGCACAGCGGACTCTCCTCCCCCCCTGCCCAACACACCACCTCCAGAGGATTACTATGAAGAGGCCGTGCCACTCAGCCCTGGAAAGATGCCAGAATATATCACCAGCCGCA GCAGCTCCAGTCCTCCTAATTCCATTGAAGATGGATATTATGAAGATGCTGAGAACAATTACCCAACTACGCAAGTGAACGGACGTCGCAAAAACTCCT ATAATGACTCGGATGCTTTAAGCAGTTCTTATGAGTCATatgatgaggaagaggaagagaaaggcCAGCGTTTGACGCACCAGTGGCCTTCAGAGGAGAACTCCATGGCCCCGGTGAGAGACTGCCATATCTGTGCCTTCCTGCTTAGGAAGAAACGCTTTGGCCAGTGGGCCAAACAGCTCACTGTCATCCGCGAGAACAGACTCCAG TGCTATAAAAGCTCTAAAGACCAGTCACCCTACACGGACATACCGCTCAGCCTGTGCACCGTCATCTACGTGCCCAAAGATGGCCGGAGGAAGAAGCACGAGCTCCGATTCTCTCTTCCCGGTGGAGAGGCGCTGGTCTTAGCCGTGCAGAGCAAGGAGCAAGCTGAGAAATGGCTCCAA GTGGTACGTGACGTTACAGGTCAGGGGAATGGGTTGgacagcccatcatctcccatGATTCCTAGGAAGATTGAACAGGATAAG TGCTGTTCTTCAGAGAAGCAAACCTCAGATTCTGACAGCATGCCAAGTGTTGAAAGTGCTCGCGATGGACGAGAAAATG GTAAACCCAAGCGAGGTGCACTGTCAGAACTAACGGGCACCGTAAGCCGAGTCGCAGGAAGAAAGATCACAAGAATGATCAGTTTCTCCAAAAGAAAGCCTCCACTGCCAGGAGACGTCCGCACGTCACTCGACCAGGATCCTCGGTGTG gttaTGTAGGAGTGCTGTTGAATCAGTGCTGGAAGGAACACTGGTGTCGTGTGCGGGCCGGATCTCTTTACCTTTACCATGAGAAAGGAGAACAGCGGGTCCCACACACTACTGTGACTCTAAAGGGATGCGAGGTTGTTCCAGGCCTCGGGCCCAAACACCCCTTTGCCCTGAGGATACTGAAAGGAGGTGCAGAGCTGGCAGCTTTAGAG GCAAGTTGTTCGGAGGACTTGGGCCGCTGGCTGGGAGTCTTGTTGGCAGAAACTGGTTGTTCTGCTGACCCCGAGTCCCTTCATTACGACTATGTAGATGTGGAAACCATTGCCAACATTCGTACAGCTGCCCGTCACTCTTTCCT atGGGCGACCTCCACAGATTCAAGAACGTATGACGAGGTCCCTTTCGAAGCCATAGAG CAGGAAAATGAGAGGTTGAGGGGAAGAGCACAAACGAAGCGTCGTTCATCTTTCTCCAGCAGTGACACAGGAAAGCCCAGTCCACAAATCACCCTAAAGCGCCACGGCTCCA ACGCAAATCAATACGGGAGGTATGGGAAAACACGGGCACAGGAGGACGCACGCCGATacttgaaagaaaaagaagaccTGGAGAAAGAAATAGACAGTATCAGAAGCTCACTAATCTCACTGCGGAATAAGAAACGAGAGGCAAAAGAGAAGATGAAGGGTGCAACGG ATAAGCAGAAGTTGGCTTTAGAGGAGCGTGTAGCCCAGCTGGAGGAAAGCTGTCGGGTGAAAGAAGGAGAGCGTGTGGACCTAGAGCTCAAGCTCACGCTGGTGAAAGAGAACCTGAAGAAATCTTTGGCTGGTGGAGAACTGGGGGCACCTACGGAGTCTAAACCTACAAACAAG ACTCAAAGGATGGAGGCTCAGTATATCGAGTCGTATCTCCCCGTCAACTGCGCCTCTGAAATTCGAAAGCGTCCCCCCTCCATCTATGCATCCACTAAGGGAAATGTCATGCAGAAAGCGAAG GAATGGGAGTCCAAGAAGGGGACTTAA
- the afap1l1a gene encoding actin filament-associated protein 1-like 1 isoform X1 → MVGLAVSSAAVSAMELLVTELNVLLKLLDHETLSCATEEKKTTVKNLLRQLQPSVTGKDYTYMNTSVYRNGTSFVESLFDTFDCDLGELKVEMEDQKKEPETKHTNHTVPKPQSTADSPPPLPNTPPPEDYYEEAVPLSPGKMPEYITSRSSSSPPNSIEDGYYEDAENNYPTTQVNGRRKNSYNDSDALSSSYESYDEEEEEKGQRLTHQWPSEENSMAPVRDCHICAFLLRKKRFGQWAKQLTVIRENRLQCYKSSKDQSPYTDIPLSLCTVIYVPKDGRRKKHELRFSLPGGEALVLAVQSKEQAEKWLQVVRDVTGQGNGLDSPSSPMIPRKIEQDKCCSSEKQTSDSDSMPSVESARDGRENGKPKRGALSELTGTVSRVAGRKITRMISFSKRKPPLPGDVRTSLDQDPRCGYVGVLLNQCWKEHWCRVRAGSLYLYHEKGEQRVPHTTVTLKGCEVVPGLGPKHPFALRILKGGAELAALEASCSEDLGRWLGVLLAETGCSADPESLHYDYVDVETIANIRTAARHSFLWATSTDSRTYDEVPFEAIEQENERLRGRAQTKRRSSFSSSDTGKPSPQITLKRHGSNANQYGRYGKTRAQEDARRYLKEKEDLEKEIDSIRSSLISLRNKKREAKEKMKGATDKQKLALEERVAQLEESCRVKEGERVDLELKLTLVKENLKKSLAGGELGAPTESKPTNKTQRMEAQYIESYLPVNCASEIRKRPPSIYASTKGNVMQKAKEWESKKGT, encoded by the exons ATGGTGGGTCTGGCTGTCTCCTCAGCAGCTGTTTCTG CGATGGAGCTCTTGGTGACGGAGTTGAATGTGCTGTTGAAGCTGTTGGACCATGAAACTCTGAGCTGTGctacagaagagaagaaaaccACCGTGAAAAACCTTCTTAGACAACTTCAACCCTCAG TCACTGGAAAAGATTATACATACATGAACACCTCAGTATACAGAAATGGGACCAGCTTTGTCGAATCCCTTTTTGATACGTTCG atTGTGACCTCGGGGAGCTGAAAGTTGAAATGGAGGATCAGAAGAAAGAGccagaaacaaaacacactaACCACACTGTCCCCAAACCA CAGAGCACAGCGGACTCTCCTCCCCCCCTGCCCAACACACCACCTCCAGAGGATTACTATGAAGAGGCCGTGCCACTCAGCCCTGGAAAGATGCCAGAATATATCACCAGCCGCA GCAGCTCCAGTCCTCCTAATTCCATTGAAGATGGATATTATGAAGATGCTGAGAACAATTACCCAACTACGCAAGTGAACGGACGTCGCAAAAACTCCT ATAATGACTCGGATGCTTTAAGCAGTTCTTATGAGTCATatgatgaggaagaggaagagaaaggcCAGCGTTTGACGCACCAGTGGCCTTCAGAGGAGAACTCCATGGCCCCGGTGAGAGACTGCCATATCTGTGCCTTCCTGCTTAGGAAGAAACGCTTTGGCCAGTGGGCCAAACAGCTCACTGTCATCCGCGAGAACAGACTCCAG TGCTATAAAAGCTCTAAAGACCAGTCACCCTACACGGACATACCGCTCAGCCTGTGCACCGTCATCTACGTGCCCAAAGATGGCCGGAGGAAGAAGCACGAGCTCCGATTCTCTCTTCCCGGTGGAGAGGCGCTGGTCTTAGCCGTGCAGAGCAAGGAGCAAGCTGAGAAATGGCTCCAA GTGGTACGTGACGTTACAGGTCAGGGGAATGGGTTGgacagcccatcatctcccatGATTCCTAGGAAGATTGAACAGGATAAG TGCTGTTCTTCAGAGAAGCAAACCTCAGATTCTGACAGCATGCCAAGTGTTGAAAGTGCTCGCGATGGACGAGAAAATG GTAAACCCAAGCGAGGTGCACTGTCAGAACTAACGGGCACCGTAAGCCGAGTCGCAGGAAGAAAGATCACAAGAATGATCAGTTTCTCCAAAAGAAAGCCTCCACTGCCAGGAGACGTCCGCACGTCACTCGACCAGGATCCTCGGTGTG gttaTGTAGGAGTGCTGTTGAATCAGTGCTGGAAGGAACACTGGTGTCGTGTGCGGGCCGGATCTCTTTACCTTTACCATGAGAAAGGAGAACAGCGGGTCCCACACACTACTGTGACTCTAAAGGGATGCGAGGTTGTTCCAGGCCTCGGGCCCAAACACCCCTTTGCCCTGAGGATACTGAAAGGAGGTGCAGAGCTGGCAGCTTTAGAG GCAAGTTGTTCGGAGGACTTGGGCCGCTGGCTGGGAGTCTTGTTGGCAGAAACTGGTTGTTCTGCTGACCCCGAGTCCCTTCATTACGACTATGTAGATGTGGAAACCATTGCCAACATTCGTACAGCTGCCCGTCACTCTTTCCT atGGGCGACCTCCACAGATTCAAGAACGTATGACGAGGTCCCTTTCGAAGCCATAGAG CAGGAAAATGAGAGGTTGAGGGGAAGAGCACAAACGAAGCGTCGTTCATCTTTCTCCAGCAGTGACACAGGAAAGCCCAGTCCACAAATCACCCTAAAGCGCCACGGCTCCA ACGCAAATCAATACGGGAGGTATGGGAAAACACGGGCACAGGAGGACGCACGCCGATacttgaaagaaaaagaagaccTGGAGAAAGAAATAGACAGTATCAGAAGCTCACTAATCTCACTGCGGAATAAGAAACGAGAGGCAAAAGAGAAGATGAAGGGTGCAACGG ATAAGCAGAAGTTGGCTTTAGAGGAGCGTGTAGCCCAGCTGGAGGAAAGCTGTCGGGTGAAAGAAGGAGAGCGTGTGGACCTAGAGCTCAAGCTCACGCTGGTGAAAGAGAACCTGAAGAAATCTTTGGCTGGTGGAGAACTGGGGGCACCTACGGAGTCTAAACCTACAAACAAG ACTCAAAGGATGGAGGCTCAGTATATCGAGTCGTATCTCCCCGTCAACTGCGCCTCTGAAATTCGAAAGCGTCCCCCCTCCATCTATGCATCCACTAAGGGAAATGTCATGCAGAAAGCGAAG GAATGGGAGTCCAAGAAGGGGACTTAA